The following DNA comes from Kitasatospora sp. NBC_01287.
GGTGTAGGAGGTGGCGATCCGCAGGCCCTGCAGGCCGTGCACGTCCTTGGGCGAGCCGACCGGGCCGGCGAACCGGAAGGTCGAGCCGCTGAAGCCGAGCGCGAGCACCTCCTCCGCACCGGCCGCGGAGTCCAGCAGCAGGTCACGCCCTGTGATGCCGACGTCCAGCCGGCCGGAGCCGACGTAGACCGCGATGTCGCGCGGGCGCAGGAAGAAGAACTCGACCTGGTTCTCCGGGTCGACCAGGACCAGTTCCTTGGGGTCCTTGCGCTGGCGGTACCCGGCCTCATGGAGCATCTCCGCCGCGGGACCCGAGAGCGAACCCTTGTTGGGGAGGGCGATGCGCAGCATGAGAGGAAGATCCTTCGCTGTGGGAGCGGTGCGGTGGGAGGGGAGCGGAGTACGGGACTCGGGGTGCGGCTCGGAGGTGGCGGTGCGGCTCAGAGGTAGGCGTAGACGTCGTCGAGCGTCAGCCCGCGGGCGACCATCATCACCTGAAGGTGGTAGAGGAGCTGTGAGATCTCCTCGGCGGTCTGCTCCTTGGTCTGGAACTCGGCGGCCATCCAGACCTCGGCCGCTTCCTCGACCACCTTCTTGCCGATGGCATGGACGCCCTGCTGCACGAGCTGGGCGGTGCGGGAGGACGCGGGGTCGCCGGTGGCGGCCTTCTGCTGGAGCTCGGTGAAGAGCGCCTCGAATGTCTTGGAAGCCATGATGGCACTCACCATACGGGCAATCGCGGGAGGCGTGGGAAGCGTCCCGGACGGTGGACACCGATCTGGGACGCTCCCCGGGGCGGGCGGGCTCAGCCCAGCGCGCGCAGCGTGGCGGCGGTGGCCACCGCGGCGGTGACCGCCTCGTGGCCCTTGTCCTCGGCCGAGCCCGGCAGCCCGGCGCGGTCGATCGCCTGCTCCTCGTTGTCGCAGGTCAGCACGCCGAAGCCGACCGGCACCCCGGTGTCGACGCTGACCTGGGTGAGGCCGAGGGTGGCCGCCTCGCAGACGTAGTCGAAGTGCGGGGTGCCACCGCGGATCACCACGCCGAGGGCGACCACCGCGTCGTAGCCGCGCTCGGCCAGGCGCTTGGCGGCGACCGGCAGCTCGAAGGTGCCCGGCACCCGGATGACGGTGGGCTCGGCGACGCCGAGCTCCTTCAGGGCGCGCCGGGCGCCGTCCAGCAGCCCGTCCATCACCTGGGTGTGCCACTGGGCGGCGATCACCGCGACCCGCAGGTCCTGGGCGTTCTCGACGGTCAGCTCGGGGGCTCCGTGGCCGCTCACGTTCATGTCCTCACGGTTGGGTTGCTGTGGTCGGAAGGGATCGGAAGGGGGATCGGAAAGGGCATCGGAAAGGGCAGGGCCGGTCAGCCGACGAGCCACGGCAGGTCGTGGCCCATCCGGTCGCGCTTGGTCAGCAGGTAGGCCAGGTTGTGCTCGCCCGCCTGCACCGGGATCGGCTCGCGGCCGGTGACCTTGAGGCCGTGCTCGGTGAGCGCGGCGAGCTTCTCGGGGTTGTTGGTGAGCAGGCTCAGCGAGCGCACCCCGAGGTCGGTGAGGATCTGCGCGGCGCCGCTGTAGTCGCGGGCGTCGGCGGGCAGGCCCAGCTCCAGGTTGGCGTCCACGGTGTCGCGGCCCTGCTCCTGCAGCTGGTAGGCGCGCAGCTTGTGGCCCAGGCCGATGCCGCGCCCCTCGTGGCCGCGAAGGTAGAGCACCACGCCACGCCCCGCCTCGGCCACCCGCTCCAGCGAGGCCTGCAGCTGGGGGCCGCAGTCGCAGCGCAGCGAGCCGAAGACGTCGCCGGTCAGGCACTCGGAGTGGACCCGGACCAGCACGTCCTCGCCGTCCGGCAGCCGCCCGTGCTCGTCCAGGCCGCCGGCCACCAGCGCGACGTGCTCGGTACCGTCGATCGTGCCGCGGTAGCCGACGGCGGTGAACTCACCGTGCACGGTGGGCAGCTTGGTGACCGCGATCCGCTCGGCGTGCAGCTCGGTGCGGCGGCGGTAGGCGATCAGGTCCTCGATCGAGATGATCGCCAGGCCGTGCTGCCGGGCGAAGGCGACCAGCTCGGGCAGCCGGGCCATGGTGCCGTCGTCGTTGACCACCTCGCAGATCGCGGCGGCCGGCGGCAGCCCCGCCAGGCGGGCCAGGTCCACCCCGGCCTCGGTGTGGCCCGGGCGGACCAGCACCCCGCC
Coding sequences within:
- a CDS encoding phosphoribosyl-ATP diphosphatase, whose amino-acid sequence is MASKTFEALFTELQQKAATGDPASSRTAQLVQQGVHAIGKKVVEEAAEVWMAAEFQTKEQTAEEISQLLYHLQVMMVARGLTLDDVYAYL
- the ribH gene encoding 6,7-dimethyl-8-ribityllumazine synthase; protein product: MSGHGAPELTVENAQDLRVAVIAAQWHTQVMDGLLDGARRALKELGVAEPTVIRVPGTFELPVAAKRLAERGYDAVVALGVVIRGGTPHFDYVCEAATLGLTQVSVDTGVPVGFGVLTCDNEEQAIDRAGLPGSAEDKGHEAVTAAVATAATLRALG
- a CDS encoding bifunctional 3,4-dihydroxy-2-butanone-4-phosphate synthase/GTP cyclohydrolase II; this encodes MSITATDRSTAPVSALSTGTTGTTGTAGAVAAADLTLDPVERAIADIAAGRAVVVVDDENRENEGDLIFAASAATPELLAFTIRYTSGVICVPVTHADADRLDLPPMTRVNEDRKGTAYTVSVDAREVESTGISAADRALTVRLLGEPASTARDFTRPGHVFPLRAVDGGVLVRPGHTEAGVDLARLAGLPPAAAICEVVNDDGTMARLPELVAFARQHGLAIISIEDLIAYRRRTELHAERIAVTKLPTVHGEFTAVGYRGTIDGTEHVALVAGGLDEHGRLPDGEDVLVRVHSECLTGDVFGSLRCDCGPQLQASLERVAEAGRGVVLYLRGHEGRGIGLGHKLRAYQLQEQGRDTVDANLELGLPADARDYSGAAQILTDLGVRSLSLLTNNPEKLAALTEHGLKVTGREPIPVQAGEHNLAYLLTKRDRMGHDLPWLVG